The following proteins are encoded in a genomic region of Nicotiana sylvestris chromosome 4, ASM39365v2, whole genome shotgun sequence:
- the LOC104242394 gene encoding protein CELLULOSE SYNTHASE INTERACTIVE 3-like isoform X2 produces the protein MDDPEKTMSRVAELIEQLHGNKSSSHEKELTTARLLGISKARKEARGLICSHGQAMPLFIFIMRNGTPLAKVNVAATLCVLCKDDDLRLKVLLGGCIPPLLSLLKSDSTEARKAAAEAIFQVSSSGLSDDPIGTKIFVTERVVPTLWEQLNPKQKQDKTVEGFVTGALRNLCGDKDGHWKATLEGGGVDIIVGLLSSDNASAQSNAASLLARVMLAFGDSIPKIIDSGAIKALLSLLHQKNDVTVRASAAEALEVLSLKSTKAKKAIVDSQGVPILIGAVVAPSKECMQGEGGEMLQWHTIKALSNICGGMCALVLYLGELSQSPRLAAPVADIIGALAYALMVFELNAEEEPFDATKIENILIMLLKPRDNKLVQERLLEAMASLYGNAYLSNLVHQSESKKVLTGLITMASGDVQEYLILSLIQLCCDEVSVWDAIGKREGIQLLISLLGLSSEQHQEYAVEMLAILTDQVDDSKWAITAAGGIPPLVQLLEMGSQKAKEDAAHVMYNLCCHSEDIRACVESAGAIHSFLWLLKNGGPKGQEASARTLTKLIATADSATINQLLVLLKGDSPSSKAHIIKVLGHVLTMASQNDLVRKGAAANEGLRSLVKVLNSSNEKTQEYAASVLADIFSTRHDICDSLATDEVVNPCMKLLTSNTPVVATQSARALGALSRPTKAKSTTKMPYIAEGDVRPLIKLAKTASIDSAETAIAALANLLSDPEIAAEALAEDVVSALTRVLGEGSFEGKKNASRALHQLLMHFPVGDVLIGTAQCRFAVLAIAESLKAMNADGTDAADALDAIALLARTKQGTHLSYNPWTALAEVPSSLEPLIHYLCEGSPLVQDKVIEILSRLCGDQPILLGDLLVSRSRSIGALADRIMNSSSLEVRVGGTALVICAAKEHKVQSMDALYASGYLKPLIYALVDMMKKNSNCSSLEIEVRTPRGFTERTPFGEENEFEVPDPATVLGGTVALWLLSIITSFHINSKSTVVEAGGLEALADKLARHTSNLQAEFEDAEGMWISALLLSILFQDADVVSSPTTMRFIPLLAYLLKSDEMIDRFFAAQAIASLVCQRDKGINLIIANSGAIAGLVSLIGHIEIDMPNLVALSEEFLLERNPDQVALEYLFEIEDVRIGSTARKTIPLLVDLLKPLPDRPGAPPLAVRLLTQFADGNNANKLIMAETGALEALTKYLSLSPQDLTEATVSELLRILFSNSDLLRYEAAVSCTIQLIAVLHLGSRSARLSAARALNELFDAENIRDSEASIQAIQPLADMLGAALESEQQVAVSALIKLTSESDSKASLMADVEGNPLGSLHKILASSSPLELKSDAAELCFVLFGDPKFRALPIASECIEPLVMLMQSDAERAVESAVCAFERLLDDEQLVELASAYDLVDLLVHLVCGSNQRLIDASICALIKLGKDRTPRKMDMVKAGIIENCLELLPTASSSLCSTIAELFRILTNSSAISKNPAAAKIVEPLFMVLLRSDFGLWGQHSALQALVNILEKPQSLAVLNLSPSQVIEPLISFLESPAQAIQQLGTELLSHLLAQEHFKKDITTKNAVVPLVQLAGIGILNLQQTAIRALENISLSWPKAVADAGGIFELAKVIVQDDPVPPVALWESAAMVLCNVLCSNSDYYFKLPLVVLVKMLHSTVESTVTLALNALIVYEKTDISSAELMAEAGVVDALLDLLRSHQCEEASGKLLEALFNNVQIRELKVSKYAIAPLAQYLLDPQTRSQSGRLLAALALGDLSQHEGLARASDSVSACRALISLLEDQPTEEMQMVAICALQNFVMRSRTNRRAVAEAGGILMVQELLLAPNSEIAVQASLLIRFLFSNHTLQEYVSNELIRSLTAALEKELWATATANEEILRTIHVIFSNFPKLHVSDAATLCIPHLVAALNSGSEAAQDSVLTTLCLLKQSWSTMPMDVSTSQAMVAAEAIPILQMLMKTCPPSFHDRADNLLHSLPGCLTVTIKRANNLKQVMGGTNAFCQLTIGNGPSRQTKVVSNSTSPEWKEGFTWAFDVPPKGQKLHILCKSKNTFGKSSIGRVTIQIDKVVSEGTYSGLFSLSHDSNKDGSSRTLEIEITWSSRTSSEGE, from the exons ATGGATGATCCGGAAAAGACAATGTCAAGGGTTGCTGAACTTATTGAGCAGCTGCATGGTAATAAATCTTCTTCACATGAAAAAGAACTTACTACAGCACGCTTGCTCGGCATATCCAAAGCAAGAAAGGAAGCACGAGGTCTTATTTGTTCGCATGGCCAAGCAATGCCACTATTCATATTCATTATGAGAAATGGCACTCCTTTGGCAAAAGTAAATGTTGCTGCAACCTTATGTGTATTATGTAAAGATGACGACTTGCGGTTGAAGGTTCTTCTAGGTGGATGTATTCCACCTCTACTTTCACTGTTGAAGTCGGATTCCACTGAAGCAAGGAAGGCAGCTGCAGAAGCAATTTTTCAGGTGTCATCTAGTGGACTTTCGGATGATCCTATCGGCACTAAAATATTTGTTACAGAACGTGTAGTACCAACTTTGTGGGAGCAGCTTAATCCAAAACAGAAGCAGGATAAAACAGTAGAAGGATTTGTGACTGGGGCTTTGAGAAATCTCTGTGGTGATAAAGATGGACATTGGAAGGCAACTCTTGAGGGTGGTGGAGTTGACATTATTGTAGGACTTCTTTCTTCTGATAATGCTTCAGCTCAATCAAATGCAGCTTCTCTATTGGCCCGAGTGATGTTGGCATTCGGTGATAGCATTCCAAAAATAATTGATTCTGGAGCAATCAAAGCTCTCCTAAGCCTCTTACATCAGAAAAATGATGTGACTGTTCGTGCCAGTGCAGCTGAGGCTTTAGAGGTTCTTTCTCTAAAATCAACCAAAGCAAAGAAAGCTATTGTTGACTCACAGGGTGTGCCAATTCTCATAGGGGCTGTTGTAGCTCCTTCCAAAGAATGTATGCAAGGCGAAGGAGGGGAGATGCTCCAGTGGCACACAATAAAAGCTTTATCCAATATATGTGGTGGAATGTGTGCCCTCGTGTTGTATTTGGGTGAGCTTTCTCAGTCCCCAAGGTTAGCTGCTCCTGTTGCTGATATAATTGGGGCACTTGCTTATGCTCTTATGGTCTTTGAGCTCAACGCAGAAGAAGAACCTTTTGATGCAACGAAGATTGAGAATATTCTAATAATGCTCCTAAAGCCACGGGATAATAAGTTGGTCCAGGAACGTCTCCTTGAGGCCATGGCAAGTCTTTACGGCAATGCTTATCTATCAAATCTGGTCCACCAATCAGAATCTAAGAAGGTTCTTACGGGCCTCATAACAATGGCCAGCGGTGATGTACAAGAGTATCTGATACTCTCCCTGATACAGTTATGTTGTGATGAAGTGAGTGTCTGGGATGCAATTGGAAAGAGAGAAGGGATTCAGTTACTGATATCACTGCTGGGGTTATCCAGTGAACAACATCAAGAGTATGCTGTTGAGATGCTTGCTATCCTAACTGACCAAGTTGATGACAGCAAGTGGGCAATCACTGCCGCTGGTGGGATTCCGCCACTTGTTCAGTTACTAGAAATGGGGTCTCAGAAGGCTAAGGAAGATGCAGCACATGTTATGTATAACCTGTGCTGCCATAGTGAAGACATCCGTGCCTGCGTTGAAAGTGCTGGAGCTATACATTCGTTCTTGTGGCTTCTCAAAAATGGTGGACCAAAGGGGCAAGAAGCATCAGCTAGGACCCTAACAAAGCTAATCGCGACTGCTGATTCGGCTACCATAAATCAATTGCTAGTATTACTAAAGGGAGATTCACCAAGCTCAAAGGCCCATATAATTAAGGTGTTAGGTCATGTGCTTACCATGGCATCTCAGAATGACCTTGTGCGTAAAGGGGCTGCTGCTAACGAAGGGCTAAGGTCACTTGTCAAAGTTCTAAATTCCTCAAATGAAAAGACTCAAGAATATGCTGCCTCTGTCCTAGCTGACATATTCAGCACTCGACATGATATTTGTGATAGCCTCGCAACAGATGAAGTGGTTAATCCTTGCATGAAGCTTTTGACTAGCAATACTCCAGTTGTTGCAACACAGTCAGCTAGAGCCTTGGGTGCTTTGTCCCGTCCAACAAAAGCAAAATCTACAACCAAGATGCCTTATATTGCTGAAGGGGATGTAAGACCACTAATTAAGTTGGCCAAAACTGCATCTATTGATTCTGCAGAGACTGCAATAGCTGCTTTAGCCAATCTGTTGTCTGATCCAGAGATAGCTGCAGAAGCACTGGCTGAAGATGTTGTTTCAGCTTTGACCCGAGTTTTAGGAGAAGGATCGTTCGAAGGTAAGAAAAATGCATCACGTGCGCTTCATCAGCTATTGATGCATTTTCCAGTGGGAGATGTACTGATAGGAACTGCTCAGTGTCGATTTGCTGTTCTGGCTATTGCGGAATCCTTAAAAGCGATGAATGCAGATGGAACTGATGCTGCAGATGCTTTAGATGCTATTGCACTTCTTGCTAGGACAAAACAAGGCACACATTTGTCGTACAACCCATGGACTGCCCTTGCTGAAGTACCGTCTAGTTTAGAGCCTCTTATACATTACCTCTGTGAGGGATCTCCCCTAGTCCAAGATAAAGTAATAGAAATTTTATCCAGGCTTTGTGGAGATCAACCAATTCTGCTAGGTGACCTGTTAGTATCAAGATCCAGGTCGATAGGTGCATTGGCTGATAGAATAATGAATTCTAGCAGTCTAGAAGTAAGAGTTGGTGGGACAGCATTGGTCATTTGTGCTGCCAAGGAACATAAAGTTCAGTCAATGGATGCACTTTATGCATCTGGATACTTGAAACCTCTTATATATGCGTTAGTTGACATGATGAAGAAAAACTCCAATTGTTCTTCCTTAGAAATTGAAGTCAGAACCCCTAGGGGTTTCACTGAAAGGACTccatttggggaagaaaatgAGTTTGAGGTTCCTGATCCAGCAACAGTCTTGGGGGGTACTGTTGCCCTTTGGCTGCTATCAATAATTACATCATTTCATATAAATAGCAAGTCCACTGTTGTGGAAGCGGGGGGACTTGAGGCCCTTGCCGACAAGCTTGCTAGACACACTTCCAATCTCCAG GCAGAGTTTGAAGATGCAGAGGGCATGTGGATCAGTGCGTTGCTTTTGTCTATATTATTCCAAGATGCCGACGTAGTATCCTCTCCAACAACCATGCGTTTTATACCCTTGCTTGCATATCTTCTGAAATCTGATGAAATGATAGACCGATTTTTTGCTGCTCAGGCAATAGCTAGTCTTGTTTGTCAGAGGGACAAGGGAATAAATCTTATTATTGCTAATTCAGGTGCAATTGCTGGTTTAGTGAGCTTGATTGGTCACATTGAAATAGATATGCCGAATCTTGTTGCTCTCTCCGAAGAATTTTTATTGGAAAGAAACCCTGATCAGGTTGCCCTGGAATATCTATTTGAAATTGAAGACGTGAGAATTGGTTCCACTGCGCGCAAGACCATCCCTCTACTGGTAGATCTGTTAAAACCACTTCCGGATAGACCAGGTGCACCTCCATTGGCTGTGCGTCTCTTGACTCAATTTGCAGATGGTAATAATGCAAACAAATTAATCATGGCCGAAACTGGCGCGCTGGAGGCTCTAACAAAGTACTTATCTCTGAGCCCTCAAGACTTGACTGAGGCTACTGTTTCTGAGCTACTGAGAATACTATTCAGCAATTCTGACCTTCTCCGGTATGAAGCAGCCGTTAGTTGCACAATTCAACTGATTGCTGTTCTTCATTTGGGGTCAAGAAGTGCAAGGCTGAGTGCTGCTAGGGCTTTAAATGAACTTTTTGATGCTGAGAACATCCGAGATTCTGAAGCATCTATTCAAGCCATTCAGCCTTTAGCTGACATGCTTGGTGCTGCATTAGAAAGTGAACAACAAGTTGCTGTTAGCGCCTTGATTAAGTTGACCTCAGAAAGCGATTCAAAAGCATCACTGATGGCTGATGTAGAAGGGAATCCCCTTGGGAGTCTACATAAGAttcttgcttcttcttctcctttggaACTGAAAAGCGATGCTGCCGAGTTATGCTTTGTACTTTTTGGTGATCCAAAATTCAGAGCTTTGCCAATTGCTTCTGAATGCATAGAGCCCCTAGTAATGCTAATGCAATCTGATGCAGAACGAGCTGTGGAATCTGCAGTTTGTGCTTTTGAGAGGTTGTTGGACGATGAGCAGCTGGTGGAGCTTGCATCAGCGTATGATCTTGTTGATCTTCTAGTTCATCTGGTTTGTGGCTCAAATCAGCGGCTCATTGATGCGAGTATTTGTGCACTTATTAAGTTGGGTAAGGACCGAACTCCTCGCAAGATGGATATGGTCAAAGCAGGCATAATAGAAAATTGTCTTGAGCTGCTCCCAACTGCATCGAGTTCCTTATGCTCCACTATTGCAGAACTCTTCCGCATATTGACAAATAGTAGTGCTATTTCAAAAAACCCAGCTGCTGCAAAAATTGTAGAACCTCTCTTTATGGTTTTACTGCGGTCAGATTTTGGACTGTGGGGACAGCACAGTGCTTTGCAAGCTCTTGTAAACATTCTAGAGAAGCCACAAAGTCTTGCAGTTCTGAATCTTTCTCCTAGCCAGGTAATTGAGCCTCTCATTTCCTTTCTTGAATCCCCAGCTCAAGCTATCCAACAACTTGGAACCGAGTTATTATCTCATCTCCTTGCACAAGAGCATTTTAAGAAGGATATAACAACGAAAAATGCAGTAGTGCCTCTTGTGCAGCTCGCAGGCATTGGTATATTGAACTTGCAACAGACAGCAATTCGGGCTTTGGAAAATATCTCATTAAGCTGGCCAAAAGCAGTTGCTGATGCTGGTGGTATTTTTGAGCTTGCAAAGGTTATTGTTCAAGATGACCCTGTACCGCCTGTTGCCTTGTGGGAGTCAGCCGCTATGGTTCTCTGCAATGTCCTATGCTCTAACTCCGATTACTACTTCAAACTTCCGCTGGTGGTTCTCGTAAAGATGCTGCATTCAACAGTCGAGAGCACTGTTACTCTTGCGCTGAATGCACTTATAGTTTATGAAAAGACTGATATTTCAAGTGCAGAACTGATGGCTGAAGCTGGTGTAGTAGACGCCCTCTTGGATCTGCTAAGATCTCACCAGTGTGAAGAAGCATCAGGAAAATTGCTTGAAGCTCTTTTCAACAATGTCCAGATACGAGAGCTGAAGGTATCCAAGTATGCAATTGCACCTCTGGCACAATATTTGTTGGATCCACAGACTAGATCGCAATCTGGTAGGCTTCTTGCAGCTCTTGCTCTTGGTGACCTCTCTCAGCATGAAGGACTAGCTAGAGCGAGTGATTCTGTCTCAGCCTGTCGAGCTCTGATAAGTTTACTTGAAGATCAACCAACAGAAGAAATGCAAATGGTGGCAATTTGTGCATTGCAAAACTTTGTAATGCGCAGTAGAACCAACAGGAGAGCTGTTGCAGAAGCCGGTGGAATTTTAATGGTTCAAGAACTGCTTTTAGCCCCAAATTCAGAAATTGCAGTACAGGCATCTCTGCTCATAAGGTTTTTATTCTCAAATCACACGCTTCAAGAATATGTATCAAACGAGCTTATCAGATCTTTGACAG CTGCACTGGAGAAGGAATTATGGGCCACAGCAACTGCTAATGAGGAAATTCTGCGGACCATTCATgtaatattttctaattttcccAAGCTCCATGTTTCTGATGCTGCTACACTTTGTATCCCTCATCTTGTGGCAGCATTGAACTCTGGTAGCGAGGCTGCTCAGGATTCAGTATTGACCACACTATGCTTACTCAAGCAATCTTGGTCAACCATGCCGATGGATGTGTCTACGTCCCAAGCAATGGTTGCAGCTGAAGCCATTCCCATATTACAGATGCTAATGAAAACTTGCCCACCAAGTTTCCACGATAGAGCAGACAACCTGTTGCATAGCTTACCAGGTTGTTTGACAGTCACCATCAAGCGTgcaaacaatttaaaacaggtGATGGGAGGAACAAATGCTTTTTGTCAATTGACTATTGGCAATGGTCCATCACGGCAAACAAAG GTTGTGAGTAACAGTACGTCGCCAGAATGGAAAGAAGGCTTCACATGGGCTTTTGATGTACCGCCCAAGGGACAAAAGTTACATATCTTGTGCAAAAGCAAAAACACATTTGGGAAG AGCTCTATCGGGAGGGTAACAATCCAAATTGATAAAGTTGTTAGTGAAGGGACGTATAGTGGTCTTTTCAGCCTCAGCCATGACAGCAACAAGGATGGCTCATCACGGACGCTAGAGATTGAGATTACCTGGTCCAGTAGGACGTCCAGCGAAGGTGAGTGA